TATTCATCATGCGATACAACCAGGAGCGTTCCCTTGTATTCATTTATCGCGGCAGTTAAAATCTCTATGTTTTGAATATCGAGGTTATTGGTTGGTTCATCCAATATGATGATGTCCGGCGCTTGATTACTGATTGTTAAGGAACAAAGCATCAACCGCATTTTTTCTCCGCCACTAAGCGCCTTACAAGGTTTGTCCCAATATGCTTTTGAAAATAAGAACCGGTTTAAGCGGATCTTTATTTCGTGTTCCTGTAATGCTCCGGAATTATATTGTTGGGCCTGTTCGTAAACGCTGAGGTTATTGTCGATTAGTGAATAGTCCTGGTCGATGTAAATGGCATTGACATCCACGCTGTCAATGCTGCCCGATCGGGGTTGCAATTCACCTAAAATCATTTTTATCAAAGTTGTCTTACCAGAGCCGTTGAGCCCTTTAATAGCCATACGTTCTCCACTTCTGATTTGAAAGCTCAATGGTTGTTTCCAGAGCAATTGATCATCATATCCAAAATTAGCATCCTTTGCAGTAATCAATATTTTCCCTTTATGAAGTGTAGAATTGTCAAAATCCATCTTCATTTTATCCATATCCGGTGCTGCGGCACGCAGTTGATTCAGCTCTTGTGCAATAGCATCTACTTTTTCAGTATGAACGCCCTTCATGCGTGAAGTACTTTTCTCCGCATTGTTTCTGAGGGTATTCATGGAAATGGTGGGAAGCCCTGCCTTTTCTTGCTTTTTCTTTCCGCGGGCGTCCAGTTTTTGTTGCCGTTCCAAAGATTCCCTTTCCGTATCTTTCGCTTTGCGGAGTGCTTTTTCTTTGCTCTTCAGATCCTGATTCAAAGCATCACTTTCAATCATTTTCTGCGTGATGTAGAAATCATAATTACCACCATAGACAGTTATACCACGCTTGCTGAGTTCATAAACGGTATCAGGAAGGTTTAATATGGTTCTGTCGTGACTTACCACGACTAAAGTGTTGGTAGTGGACGTTATATAATCATAAAGAATGCTTCTGCTGAGCGTATCCAAATGGTTGCTTGGTTCATCCAATAGGACTATTTCAGGACGATGAATCATGATTCCTGCCAGGAAAACGCTTGTTTTTTGTCCGCCGCTAAGCGTTTCCATTTTTTGGGTTAAATCCAATGCATTAAGCTTCCAGTGCATGAAGGCTTCCCTGCAGCGTTCTTCGATGGCCCAATCATCGTCCAGCAATGTCAGGTTTGCATCTGTTACATGGCCATCGAGAATTTCTTTTAATGCTTGAAGTTTATCGGCAACCTGGAGGGCCTGGGCAACAGTATAATCATTGAACTGGCCGAAAATCTGTGGCACATAATAAGGCCTCCCGTCGGTTTTTACGAGTCCACTTGAAGGATGCAGGTTGCCGGCTAATATTTTCAGCAGGGTGGATTTCCCTGCACCGTTATTACCGATTAATGCAATTTTATCTTGTTTGTTGATGATGAGATTTATATCAGTAAACAATAAATCTCTGTCGGGATGTGTGTAAGTAACACCTTGAAGAATAAGCATAATTCCTTTCTTTTAAAAGCTAATAATTACAGGCCCCTGTTATGTTAGGCGCTGTTTTATTTTCCTGAAAGAAATTATATCTTACATTAATGTGTTTTTTTATGATGTACAAAGGTAAGAAATTTTTTTTTCGTACATCATCAAAAAATAATACAAATTATTTGATCTGTTATCCCTGCTTAATTAAATTTAAAAACACTTAATGTAAATATGACCAGGAAGAAGAGCAACTGAAGCACCTGAACGGTTGTGATGTTACTTTTCATCCGGGATAGTTTTGTGTCAAAACCTGGGTCCGACGGTGTTCCGGCTAAAAGTTTCTTCCATCCTGTACCCATTCTTCTTCTGATTATTCCATTTATAATGATGAGCAGGAGGATGCCCATTTTTACCCGGAACCAGGTTTGCTCACCCCATACCTGGTGCATGTACACCATCATTAATATGCCTGAAATAAGTATGAGCAGCATACCTATCCCAATAATTTTTTGCAATCCGGATAGCATATCCTCCATCGCCGGGCTTTTGGTTTTGTCGCTGGCGAAAACTTTCCCGGATTGTTTAAAGGCAATAAAATCAACGAACGTTGTTCCAGCCATCATGGTAATACCAACAATATGGCCTACCAGGGCTATATGATAAATGTTAAGGTTCATTTTTTAATTTTTTATAATAAGTGAGGAGGCTTCTTTATGGGCAATTTGATCCTGCCTGGATACATACCAGATGCAAACGGCAATAATTATAAAGTCGACGGCCACGAATATTATTCTTGAAAGCGGATCGTTACTACAGATATGTGCTATTAATGCGGAGATCATTTCAATACCGAATCCCGCATAGATCCATTCTTTAACCCGTAGCGGTGTTTGCGGAACCAGTAGCAATATACCTCCCAGCGTTTTTGCAATCACCAGTTCAATCCTGAAATAATCAGGAAATCCAAGCAGCTTTAGTGCCTCCGCATGCGAAAAAGAATAGTAAGCACTAAAGAGCATGAAGAAACTGATCCATCCTTTTGCCAGCCAATAAAGCCTTTTGTTTTTTTTAAGTGTTTCCATGGTTTTAGTTATTTTAATACGTTAGCGATGTTTATTTTGTAAATGTAATACGTTTTCGATGTAAAAAACAAATTATCGAAGCAATTTTCATAGATTTGCTACGTAAACGAACTAAAATGTTATGAATAAGACTGTTACACTTGTGAACGAGTGGGGAGATTTTGAGGTGAAACATCCGGAAGGAAGCATTGAAGATTTTTGCAGGTATTATCTTGCCCGGCAAAAT
The Chitinophaga sp. MM2321 DNA segment above includes these coding regions:
- a CDS encoding DoxX family protein; translated protein: METLKKNKRLYWLAKGWISFFMLFSAYYSFSHAEALKLLGFPDYFRIELVIAKTLGGILLLVPQTPLRVKEWIYAGFGIEMISALIAHICSNDPLSRIIFVAVDFIIIAVCIWYVSRQDQIAHKEASSLIIKN
- the abc-f gene encoding ribosomal protection-like ABC-F family protein, whose product is MLILQGVTYTHPDRDLLFTDINLIINKQDKIALIGNNGAGKSTLLKILAGNLHPSSGLVKTDGRPYYVPQIFGQFNDYTVAQALQVADKLQALKEILDGHVTDANLTLLDDDWAIEERCREAFMHWKLNALDLTQKMETLSGGQKTSVFLAGIMIHRPEIVLLDEPSNHLDTLSRSILYDYITSTTNTLVVVSHDRTILNLPDTVYELSKRGITVYGGNYDFYITQKMIESDALNQDLKSKEKALRKAKDTERESLERQQKLDARGKKKQEKAGLPTISMNTLRNNAEKSTSRMKGVHTEKVDAIAQELNQLRAAAPDMDKMKMDFDNSTLHKGKILITAKDANFGYDDQLLWKQPLSFQIRSGERMAIKGLNGSGKTTLIKMILGELQPRSGSIDSVDVNAIYIDQDYSLIDNNLSVYEQAQQYNSGALQEHEIKIRLNRFLFSKAYWDKPCKALSGGEKMRLMLCSLTISNQAPDIIILDEPTNNLDIQNIEILTAAINEYKGTLLVVSHDEYFLKQINVEQSITVE